The Pectinophora gossypiella chromosome 15, ilPecGoss1.1, whole genome shotgun sequence genome has a window encoding:
- the LOC126373361 gene encoding uncharacterized protein LOC126373361 — MTPEMGCKTKVAVWFLLIGVTSAEVTLNGVWKENFGWEVRCSWETWLNDTLQSVRMFRNDKQFVVYRPETSGAQLREDIPSEDFRMTIFCRLSSPQGQRGSCIAKIEVYRNTSEDIYKCEVSGERPHFRLEYKEYNAFVPPTYTSVKQIETDAAKKVLNCTSSGLPAPKLIWTVNGQKIPEDFTYTAWNKTSKLWHSWSSYNPQSDYMKVTCTPVVTSKNGQVERGWPVEYVVLPNGTALNSAAKIIVIISLMTSLWR, encoded by the exons GTGTAACATCAGCAGAAGTAACCCTCAATGGTGTGTGGAAGGAGAACTTCGGGTGGGAGGTGCGGTGTTCATGGGAGACCTGGTTGAATGACACGCTGCAGTCAGTAAGGATGTTCAGAAACGACAAGCAGTTCGTTGTCTACAGGCCTGAG ACAAGCGGAGCTCAACTCAGGGAAGATATACCGTCCGAAGATTTCCGAATGACCATTTTCTGCCGACTGTCCTCCCCACAAGGACAGAGGGGCAGTTGTATCGCCAAGATAGAAGTCTATCGTAATACCTCAGAAGACATTTACAAATGTGAAGTCTCCGGCGAAAGACCGCATTTTCGGCTGGAATACAAGGAGTACAATGCTTTTG TACCACCAACTTACACCAGTGTGAAGCAGATTGAAACTGACGCAGCCAAGAAAGTGCTGAACTGCACCTCATCAGGGTTACCTGCTCCGAAGCTGATCTGGACGGTGAATGGTCAAAAG ATACCAGAAGACTTCACCTACACGGCGTGGAACAAGACGTCCAAGTTATGGCACTCCTGGTCCTCTTACAACCCTCAGTCGGATTACATGAAGGTGACCTGCACTCCGGTGGTGACCAGCAAGAACGGTCAGGTCGAGCGAGGGTGGCCAGTCGAGTACGTCGTCCTTCCGAATGGCACTGCTTTGAACA GTGCTGCCAAAATAATTGTCATCATTTCGTTGATGACGTCACTATGGAGATGA